In Colletotrichum destructivum chromosome 8, complete sequence, the following proteins share a genomic window:
- a CDS encoding Putative alanine dehydrogenase/pyridine nucleotide transhydrogenase, NAD(H)-binding protein codes for MASTVLHLRSETKPLEHRSALTPSTTQALIKAGYTVNVERSPVRIFDDAEFEAVGATLVEEGSWETAPADHIIVGLKELEEKEFPLKHVHVTFLHVYKGQGGFEKTLGRFPRGGGTLLDLEFLTNDSGRRVAAFGYHAGFSGAALALENWAWQLTHPGEPFPSVESYPNEDALIADVKKALDDGVAKNGGKKPRVIVIGALGRCGSGAVDMCTRAGVTDIIRWDIQETQAKPGPYSEITESDIFVNCIYLSQPIPPFVNRESLQTSSRNLSVVCDVSADTTNPHNPIPIYTVATTFDKPTVPVEGFENPPLSVISIDHLPSLLPRESSEAFSNDLLPTLLNLKDWRNDPVWARAEKLFKDKVATTLPAELQKREV; via the exons ATGGCCAGCACCGTCCTTCACCTTCGGTCCGAGACCAAGCCCCTTGAGCACCGCTCTGCCCTTACTCCCAGTACCACCCAGGCCCTGATCAAGGCTGGCTACACTGTCAATGTCGAGCGCAGTCCCGTTCGCATCTttgacgatgccgagttCGAAGCCGTAGGCGCAaccctcgtcgaggagggctCTTGGGAGACGGCCCCCGCCGACCATATCATTGTTGGCCtgaaggagctcgaggagaaaGAGTTCCCCCTCAAGCACGTTCACGTTACCTTCCTCCACGTTTACAAG GGACAAGGTGGTTTCGAGAAGACTCTCGGACGCTTTCCCCGTGGCGGCGGTACCCTGCTCGACTTGGAGTTCTTGACAAATGACTCCGGAAGACGCGTCGCGGCCTTTG GCTACCACGCTGGCTTCTCCGGCGCCGCTCTTGCCCTCGAGAACTGGGCCTGGCAGCTCACCCACCCCGGCGAGCCCTTTCCCTCCGTGGAGTCATACCCGAACGAGGACGCTCTGATTGCGGACGTCAAGAAGGCCTTGGATGATGGCGTGGCGAAGAACGGAGGCAAGAAGCCTAGAGTCATTGTCATTGGCGCTCTTGGCCGCTGCGGCTCCGGCGCTGTCGACATGTGCACGAGGGCCGGTGTCACGGACATCATCCGCTGG GATATCCAGGAGACCCAGGCCAAGCCCGGTCCGTACAGTGAGATCACGGAGTCTGACATCTTCGTGAACTGCATTTACTTGAG CCAACCTATCCCTC CCTTCGTCAACCGCGAATCTCTTCAGACTTCTTCAAGAAACCTATCCGTTGTTTGCGATGTTTCCGCAGACACCACCAACCCCCACAACCCCA TCCCCATCTACACTGTGGCTACCACCTTCGACAAGCCCACAGTTCCCGTCGAGGGCTTCGAGAACCCGCCCTTGAGCGTCATCTCTATCGACCACCTGCCCTCGTTGCTGCCCCGCGAGTCCAGCGAGGCGTTCAGCAACGACCTGCTGCCCACCCTCCTGAACCTCAAGGACTGGCGCAACGACCCTGTCTGGGCccgcgccgagaagctcttcaaggacaaggtcgCTACCACGCTCCCCGCCGAGCTCCAGAAGAGAGAGGTCTAG
- a CDS encoding Putative FAD dependent oxidoreductase, D-amino acid oxidase, D-amino-acid oxidase, translating to MTQIVVIGAGVIGLSTAVRLQQDGYNVAIVAKDFPSPFEAIDAKASINYTSQWGGAHNRWVIPANETEERDHAMALVTFQQMESLNKSNPEAGITFMPGIEYLENPPAQYRSLTEEKAKSLGLVEFRRLKPSEFPDDKVKWGCEYWTWCVNPMIYCSFLLRRFSWNGGEVFRREISNPREGFTIKGLADVRVVINCSGFGFGDKDSFITRGQTCAVANYSPATVTRQNADGSWSFCVPRNFDGGTIVGGTKEPDNWDPEPSVQVREKMLKDFAATYPSILGDSGEFRVLKDIVGRRPTRKGGMRLEREEIGHGRTIIHAYGLGGRGFELSWGVAEEVLELLGKRQARARL from the exons ATGACGCAAATCGTAGTAATCGG CGCTGGTGTAATCGGGCTAAGCACTGCCGTGAGACTCCAGCAGGATGGCTACAACGTAGCCATCGTAGCCAAGGATTTCCCGAGTCCTTTCGAGGCCATCGATGCCAAAGCCTCGATCAACTACACATCCCAGTGGGGTGGCGCTCACAACCGCTGGGTCATACCGGCGAACGAGACTGAAGAGCGCGATCATGCGATGGCACTCGTGACATTCCAGCAGATGGAGTCGTTGAACAAGAGCAACCCTGAAGCTGGTATCACCTTCATGCCCGGCATCGAGTACCTGGAGAATCCTCCGGCGCAGTACAGGAGCCTGACCGAGGAAAAGGCTAAGAGTTTAGGGCTAGTAGAGTTTCGGCGTTTGAAGCCGAGCGAGTTTCCAGACGACAAAGTGAAGTGGGGCTGTGAGTATTGGACATGGTGTGTGAACCCCATGATCTACTGCTCTTTTCTCCTTCGCAGGTTCTCATGGAATGGCGGCGAAGTGTTCCGTAGAGAGATCAGCAACCCGCGCGAAGGTTTCACAATCAAGGGACTAGCTGATGTACGGGTTGTCATCAATTGCTCCGGGTTTGGGTTTGGGGACAAGGACTCGTTCATTACACGAG GACAAACATGTGCTGTGGCCAACTACAGCCCAGCAACAGTGACACGACAGAATGCCGATGGCTCTTGGTCATTCTGCGTGCCCAGAAACTTTGATGGTGGCACAATCGTCGGTGGCACAAAGGAACCCGACAACTGGGACCCTGAGCCCTCGGTGCAAGTGCGAGAGAAAATGCTGAAGGATTTTGCCGCGACGTATCCTTCGATACTCGGAGACAGCGGTGAGTTCCGTGTTCTCAAAGACATCGTGGGCCGACGTCCAACTCGAAAAGGAGGCATGAGACTCGAGAGAGAAGAAATAGGCCATGGCCGAACCATCATCCACGCTTACGGACTTGGAGGCAGGGGATTTGAGCTGTCCTGGGGAGTGGCCGAAGAGGTCCTTGAGCTGCTAGGTAAACGTCAAGCCAGGGCGCGATTGTAG
- a CDS encoding Putative cytochrome c oxidase biogenesis protein Cmc1: MAAMAAQNPTGGAPEGLPMPSRNPLPLSASQEAQIRDIYYARVRNACAPEIKAFADCALNRTFTVSFVCRTQLRAMNGCMKSHATPQEHDAAREEWFAKRLERQKERERKAVKKSQQEDFIREWWGLPEKDIETRRKEEEKMRMAERVGGYAAKDRKRAEEQAAAAAAEKR, from the exons ATGGCCGCAATGGCGGCTCAGAATCcgaccggcggcgcccccgaGGGCCTGCCGATGCCCTCGCGCAACCCGCTCCCTCTATCGGCCTCGCAGGAGGCGCAGATCAGAGACATCTACTACGCGCGCGTCCGCAACGCCTGCGCGCCCGAGATCAAGG CCTTCGCGGACTGCGCCCTAAACCGGACCTTCACCGTCTCCTTCGTCTGCCGCACGCAGCTGCGCGCCATGAACGGTTGCATGAAGTCACACGCGACGCCCCAGGAGCACGATGCCGCGCGCGAGGAGTGGTTCGCCAAGCGCCTCGAACGGCAAAAGGAGCGCGAGCGCAAAGCTGTGAAGAAGTCGCAGCAAGAGGACTTTATCCGCGAGTGGTGGGGGTTGCCCGAAAAGGATAtcgagacgaggaggaaagaggaggagaagatgcGCATGGCCGAGAGGGTAGGCGGGTACGCCGCCAAAGACCGGAAGAGGGCAGaggagcaggcggcggcggcggcggcggaaaaGAGGTGA